Within Triticum dicoccoides isolate Atlit2015 ecotype Zavitan chromosome 1B, WEW_v2.0, whole genome shotgun sequence, the genomic segment ctgctgatgcaactgacgacgttaagaacgtctggcagagcaaagctgaaagatggaggagaatagttatgtcagtgagcatatactcaagatgtctgggtattgtaatcacttgattcaactgggagttactcttccggatgatagcatcattgacagaattcttcaatcacttccaccaagctacaagagcttcgtgatgaactataatatgcaagggatggataagacaattcccgagctcttcgcaatgctaaaggctgcggaggtagaaatcaagaaggagcatcaagtgttgatggtcaacaagaccactagtttcaagaaaaagggcaaagggaagaagaaggggaacttcaagaagaacagcaagcaagttgctgctcaagagaagaaacccaagtctggacctaagcctgaaactgagtgcttctactgcaagcagactggtcactggaagcggaactgccccaagtatttggcggataagaaggatggcaaggtgaacaaaggtatatgtgatatacatgttattgatgtgtaccttactagagctcgcagtagcacctgggtatttgatactggttctgttgttaatatttgcaactcgaaacagggactacggattaagcgaactctAGCAAagtacgaggtgacgatgtgcgtgggaaatggttccaaagtcgatgtgatcgcggtcggcacgctacctctacatctacattcatgattagtattagacctaaataattgttatttggtgccagcgttgagcatgaacattatatctggatcttgtttgatgcgagacggttattcatttaaattagagaataatggttgttctatttatatgagtaatatcttttatggtcatgcacccttgaagagtggtctatttttgatgaatctcgatagtagtgatacacatattcatgatgttaaagccaaaagatgcagagttgataatgatagtgcaacttatttgtggcactgccgtttaggtcatatcggtgtaaagcgcatgaagaaactccataccgatggacttttggaaccacttgattatgaatcacttggtacttgcgaaccgtgcctcatgggcaagatgactaaaacaccgttctccggtactatggagagagcaacagatctgttggaaatcatacatacagatgtatgtggtccgatgaatgttgaggctcgtggcggatattgttattttctcaccttcacagatgatttaagcagatatgggtatatctatttaatgaagcataagtctgaaacatttgaaaagttcaaagaatttcagagtgaagttgaaaatcatcgtaataagaaaataaagtttctacgatctgatcatggaggagaatatttgagttacgagtttggtctacacttgaaacaatgcggaatagtttcgcaactcacgccacccggaacaccacaatgtaatggtgtgtccgaacgtcgtaatcgtactttacttgatatggtgcgatctatgatgtctcttacagatttaccgctatcgttttggggttatgctttagagacggccacattcacattaaatagggcaccatcaaaatccgttgagacgacaccttatgaactatggtttggcaagaaaccaaagttgtcgtttcttaaagtttggggctgcgatgcttatgtgaaaaagcttcaacctgataagctcgaacccaaatcagagaaatgtatcttcataggatacccaaaagagacagctgggtacaccttctatcacagatccgaaggccagacattcgttgctaagaatggatcctttctagagaaggagtttctctcgaaagaagtgagtgggaggaaagtagaacttgatgaggtaactatacctgctcccttgttggaaaatagtacatcacaggaaccggtttctgtgacgtcaaaaccaactagtgaggaagttgatgatgatgatcatagaacttcagatcaagttactagagaacctcgtaggttaaacagagtaagatccgcacctgagtggtacggtaatcctattctggaagtcatgctactagatcatgatgaacctacgaactatgaagaagcgatggtgagcccagattccgcaaaatggcttgaagccattaaatctgagatgggatccatgtatgagaacaaagtatggactttggttgacttgcccgatggtcggaaagcaattgagaataaatggatcttcaagaagaagactgacgatgacggtaatgttactgtctacaaagctcgacttgttgcaaaaggtttttgacaagttcaagggattgactacgatgagaccttctcacccgtagtgatgcttaagtctgtccaaatcatgttagcaattgccgcattttatgattatgaaatttggcaaatggatgtaaaaactgcattcctgaatgggtttctggaggaagagttgtatatgatgcaaccagaaggttttatcgatccaaagggagctaacaaagtgtgcaagctccagcgatccatttatggaccggtgcaagcctctcggagttggaataaacgctttgatagtgtgatcaaagcatttgggtttatacagacttttggagaagcctgtatttacaagaaagtgagtggaagctctgtagcatttctaatattatatgtggatgacatatcattgattggaaatgatatagaatttctggatagcataaagggatactttaataaaaaaattcaatgaaagacctcggtgaagctgcttacatattgggcattaagatctatagagatagatcaagacgcttaattggactttcacaaagcacataccttgacaaagttttgaagaagttcaaaatggatcaagcaaagaaagggttcttgcctgtattgcaaggtgtgaagttgagtaagactcaatgcccgaccactgcagaagatagagagaaaatgaaagatgttccctatgcttcagccataggctctatcatgtatgcaatgctgtgtaccagacctgatgtgtgccttgctataagtttagcagggaggtaccaaagtaatccaggagtggatcactagacagcggtcaagaacatcctgaagtacctgaaaaggactaaggatatgtttctcgtatatggaggtgacaaagagctcatcgtaaatggttacgttgatgtaagctttaacactgatccggacgattctaaatcgcaaaccggatacgtgtttacattaaacggtggagctgtcagttggtgcagttctaaacaaagcgtcgtggcaggatctacgtgtgaagcggaatacatagctgcttcggaagcagccaatgaaggagtctggatgaaggagttcatatccgatctaggtgtcatacctagtgcatcgggtccaatgaaaatcttttgtgacaatactggagcgattgccttagcgaaggaatccagatttcacaagagaaccaagcacatcaaaagacgcttcaattccatccgggatctagtccaggtgggagacatagagatttgcaagatacatacggatctgaatgttgcagacccgttgactaagcctcttccacgagcaaaacatgatcagcaacaagactccatgggtgttagaatcattactgtgtaatctagattattgactctagtgcaagtgggagactgaaggaaatatgccctagaggcaataataaagttattatttatttccttatatcatgataaatgtttattattcatgctggaattgtattaaccgaaaacataatacatgtgtgaatatatagacaaacagagtgtcactagtatgcctctacttgactagcttgttaatcaaagatggttatgtttcctaaccatggacaaagagttgttatttgattaacgggatcacatcattagttgaatgatctgattgacatgacccattccgttagcttagcacccgatcgtttagtatgttgctattgctttcttcatgacttatacatgttcctatgactatgagattatgcaactcccgtttaccagaggaacactttgtgtgctaccaaacgtcacaacataactgggtgattataaaggtgctctataggtgtctccaaaggtacttgttgggttggcgtatttcgagattaggatttgtcactccgaatgtcggagaggtatctctgggccctctcggtaatgcacatcagttaagccttgcaagcattgcaactaatgagttagttgcgagatgatgtattacggaacaagtaaagagacttgccggtaacgagattgaactaggtattggataccgacgatcgaatctcgggcaagtaacataccgatgacaaagggaacaacgtatgttgttatgcggtctgaccgataaagatcttcgtagaatatgtaggaaccaatatgggcatccaggtcccgctattggttattgaccggagacgtgtctcggtcatgtctacattgttctcgaaccgtagggtccgcacacttaaagttacgatgacagtttctttatgagtttatgtattttgatgtaccgaaggttgttcggagttccggatgtgatcatggacatgatgaggagtctcgaaatggtcgagatataaagatcgatatattggaagcctatatttgaacatcggaatcgtttcgggtgaaatcgacattttaccggagtaccggggggttattgggtctacatgggccttgagggagaagagagaaggaggcaggaggtggccgcgcgcccctccccttcctagtccgaataggacaagggaagggggggcggcgcccccccccccttttcttcccctcttcctcctctttccccccttctccttctccaactatgaaagaaagggagtcctactcccggtgagagtaggactcccccctggcgcgcccctccttggccggccgcccactccccttggctcctttatatacgggggcagggggcaccctagaatacacaagttgatgttcgtgatcgttccttagccatgtgcggtgcccccctccacgatattacacctcggtcatattgtagcggtgcttaggcgaagccctgcgatggttgaacatcaagatcgtcaccacggcatcgtgctgacggaactcctccccgaagctttgctggatcggagcccggggtgcgtcatcgagctgtacgtgtgtcaagaactcggaggtgccggagtaacggtgcttggatcggttggaccgggaagacgtacgactacttcctctacgttgcgttaacgcttccacttcggtctacgagggtacgtagacaacactctcccctctcgttgttatgcatcaccataatcttgcgtgtgcgtaggaaattttttgaaattactacgttccccaacactcccaggtagctagcccacactgcctcaacctccactgcagagaaccatcgatcatcaccgaccgatgtcgAGTATCACATCTTCATCAGACCATTGGTACCCAGTTCGATCCACAtgtctctcgctatcccgctgaaataggcttcgactcaCTGAattcttacgccgtagcccctcaatcagcacagagtgaagtcttccaccggactccagctccacctttaacatgactccatggtggttgtacgtgccacccccgcgccccgtcgacttcaagctctctcATGTGTACACTGCCTTGAATCAACcctgcgccatagtcttgtcgaagccgcacaagccctcaggcctgcaccacgtgtttccacgccccagaagtcggccaccattagcatcacgctcctatgtcgtcgtcgctgaaatcaccgtcgtcttctgctttgaccgacatccccgtcgatccgtcagacagtccagtccgacccagccgaaattaTTTGACTGCAACCATGCTTCACCCCGCGTCGTGTCCACCCGCACATCTTCATGCATTGCTTGACGCCCTGTGTATGCACGATCCTGCCACGACGAGCTCCAGACTCCTCCGAGCCATATACGACGAGCTCCGATACCAATTGTTACGCAATCCCGGGTCCGCTATCACCAGCGTTTCCGACCTACATGCGTCAACCAGGGCCAACCGGAGAGCAACACCGACTTATGACAGGCCTTGAGCCCTCTCCCTCAAAAGACTAGCCTGTTAGGAGGGGACACCCGCGCCCTTATAAGTCGTGTTATGTCTCCCCCCACAACTGATGTGGGACTAGACCCAACAATCTCCCCCTCACACATCGGTCATCCATGAGCCCGCTAACACCAGTGTTTCCAGCCCACCAACCATGACCGACCACCCGTGAGTCTATCGAGATTCATTCCGGGCaccttggctctgataccacttgttagaataaatctgaggcgcTCCGTCGATCTATCGAGGACCcagcaatcacacgaggcacgacaccgagttttgttaacgaggttcaccgatatggctacatccccggggcatgactacgggcgctcctccccatgacaccgctataaTACCGCACTTCGGCCGCCCGGgcaccggcacacgccgccggctcccccgcgtgcccgtgctattatgttggcatatgttacatcgtgtgtctagccctGCTATATATGAGAaggctaggatacaagtgtcctacttggacacgactctgTATCCTGTCTACACATCGTACGATTCCAaatccaactgtaacctaacttgtacaataatattcgacacaactctaacaccaAACCCAAATATTAGTTGGGACTTGAGAATGGATCTAAGTAGACCGAAAAACTCACAATTTGCGTCGATGTGTCAGACCGTGATTTCTGTCCATATGGACCGAAAGAGATGCGGATCCGATAAAATGGATCAATGAGTTGGAGTTGCCCTAAGAAGAACAGAGGAGGACCGAATCTCGGAGCTCCCCAACGAGCCTGCGCTGCGGCTCCAGTCGGCCATCCACACCAGCGAGGTGGAGGAGCGGTGGTGCGCAGGGACGGGGAGGACCGCATCTCGGAGCTCCCCAACAAGCCTGCGCTGCCGCTCAACTCGGCCACCTGCTCCGGCGCGCTCCCCTCGTGGTGGCGCGGCCTCTGGGAGCAGCGGCGGCCCGTGTCCTCATTGCTCTGCCTCTTAGTCCCGCCGCCGCCAGGTGCGTCGTCGATGGCAGGACGGGGGACCAGCTGGCGGCCCTCGACGGGTGAGAGAGTTTAGGCGAAACGAGGCTTGCTTGGCCGCACCGGCACCGTCGTGCCCACCCGCTCGGCGACGAGGTGCTGGAGGATATGGACTTGGACATGGAAGCCCCGTCCAGGTACTACGACGACATCGCGAGGAACCCGACATCGTTGTACACTTGTACCAGTTTCTCACCATGGGGCCGCAGTGCCAGTTCACGTCCGGAGCCCGGAGCATGCAGAGGATGGCTGCTTTGCCGTCTGGGACCGGCGTTGCTGGATGTCGCGGACATGCATGCTCCTGTCGCAGGTGCTACATGCTACAGCTACTACAAGGTGCGGCCAATTACAGCAGGATCATCATGTGGAGCTGCTCCTATGAGGCTAGGACAAGTACTCTGGCTTTAGTGTGAAGGTACAGAgaaacctgcaaaaccagaacaaaGACACATGTACCTTCTTCTTTACAGGCTTACACCACCGACCTGATAGGCAGCTACCAACATTTTAAATTATGAATTTGCGTTGCGGTCGTTTATTCCCAATTTATCGGCACGTCACATCCTCGTATTACAAAAAGCACAATCTGTAAGTGGTTACTCTTTTGTCCATTCTCATTTTTCAGGCTATCCATTCTGGTTCTGATTCTAACTTACTCCATACATTGATAGTGCATGCACAGCCTAACTCAAGAAGGTGATTCCTCGACACCTCCTTCCATGCATTTTACCTCCTTGTCGTTGTTTTTACAAATACAATAGTAGGAGTCATCGTTGGCATTTTCCTGATGCTCCTTCTTCTGAACCACTGTCACACGCAAGAATCCAGTCAAGGTTCTGGCATGAGCCATCGACGCGATCGTCTTTGGAGTTCACATATCATCAAAGAGCAACGGGTATCTTCCGGGTGCCGCCACCAACATGTTTCGCCAGTTCTTGCACGTATTATGTTTTCAACTTTCTCAAGTATTCAACCAAAGCGGACATCAATATATCAACTAGCATATGTTCTTAATTGCTTATTAGTAGTTGCAGCAGAGCTTGATTTAACCAAGTATGTACTATGGAACTAATTTCATTTGCTTGCTATACCTGCAGTTCTGTACTATTTAAGAACTTCACCCCTGCGTCATGTCAATTTTCAGCTTGCAAAATTAAATCACCTCTCAATACATCTTCATTTGACAAACACTCATGTTTATGAAATTTTCTTTATTATTCATGTGTATACAAACCGATGTTCAAtgttctatgacaatatgactgacCTTCAAAATACAAGCAAAGCTGCTGATATGCTTAGTGCGTACTTAACTGCATGCCAATTTCTTGTGAACAACCCAAAAGAGGCCAATGCACTATTTgtaagcttaagaaacaactttttGATGATTATGTTGAGCACTTGGAAGCCTACTAGATGTCCGGCAGCAAAATCTCAATATATTTTCCACAAGCAATGTTATCCAAAAATGGGAATTAACATCAAGATTTTAGTGATAAAATATTTTCCAGAAAGTAGGCAATTAATGTCAAAGATTTCACCCCGGCATAAATTTTCACAAAATCAGTGTGTTACAAATATCCTGTGAGTTCAGACAGTGATTTtgtataggcccttcacagagctgGACCCAACCTTACCAAAGCCATCGTCACCGAACAGTTTCCCTGCACTGTTCTGGAAATTCAGATGAACACTGTTCTCACATTGTGTACCTCCGTTAGGCAGCTCTGTGCATATCGCAGTATCACCTGACCCAATCATCATTACCACATGAGAAGCAGGGATGGAAAATGACGGGCTTACATAAGCCTTCGTGGCGTCGTAATGGTAAATCTCTCCAGGCTTCAAGGTGAAGTAGTTTCGGGAAATTCTGAAATATATCAAGAAAACTGTTCCAGCTCTTACATCACGAACTGCGACTTTCAGGCCTTCGCCTTCGTTTTCGTTGATATCAATTCTTGAATAGGACTTAAGCTTGAAACGTATCGGGTCTTT encodes:
- the LOC119304912 gene encoding uncharacterized protein LOC119304912 gives rise to the protein MQTVFGWIILFLFHIDTCTLHAALATMESLKKFQYAEFQPPKDFEWILSAIKLTAEYKTITEKNIGEEADMAQRGWRRLEAGLYTLQEIGAEGHNTLQPKKDPIRFKLKSYSRIDINENEGEGLKVAVRDVRAGTVFLIYFRISRNYFTLKPGEIYHYDATKAYVSPSFSIPASHVVMMIGSGDTAICTELPNGGTQCENSVHLNFQNSAGKLFGDDGFGKVGSSSVKGLYKITV